A region from the Vicia villosa cultivar HV-30 ecotype Madison, WI linkage group LG3, Vvil1.0, whole genome shotgun sequence genome encodes:
- the LOC131662355 gene encoding syntaxin-52-like, giving the protein MASSSDSWMKEYNEAMKLADDISGMISEHNSFPSSGPETQRHASAIRRKITILGTRLDSLQSLLSRVPVKSEKEMNRRKDNLANLRSKVNQMASTLNMSNFANRDSLLGPEIKPDAMSRTVGLDNNKLVGLQRQVMKEQDEGLEKLEETVLSTKHIALAVNEELTLHTRLIDDLDEHVDVTDSRLRRVQKNLAILNKRTKGGCSCLCMLLSVIGIVVLVVVIYLLIKYVP; this is encoded by the exons ATGGCATCTTCTTCAGACTCATGGATGAAGGAATATAATGAAGCAATGAAACTtgctgatgatatcagtggcatGATTTCTGAACATAATTCATTTCCTTCATCTGGACCAGAAACACAGCGTCATGCATCTGCTATAAGAAGGAAGATAACAATATTGGGGACCAGACTGGATAGCTTGCAATCCCTTTTGTCACGAGTCCCTGTAAA GTCTGAGAAGGAGATGAATCGTCGCAAGGACAACCTTGCAAATTTGAGGTCAAAGGTTAACCAAATGGCTTCAACGTTGAACATGTCAAACTTTGCAAATAGGGATAGTTTACTTGGGCCAGAAATAAAACCAGATGCAATGAGCAGAACTGTTGGCTTGGATAACAATAAACTTGTTGGTCTGCAACGGCAAGTTATGAAAG AGCAAGATGAGGGCCTTGAGAAATTGGAGGAAACTGTATTAAGTACGAAACATATTGCGTTGGCAGTGAATGAAGAGCTGACTCTACACACTAGACTCATT GATGACTTGGACGAACATGTAGATGTCACGGATTCTCGGTTGAGG AGAGTGCAGAAGAACTTGGCAATTTTAAACAAACGCACCAAGGGTGGTTGCTCATGCTTGTGCATGCTATTATCTGTGATTGGTATAGTGGTCTTGGTTGTTGTCATATATCTTCTGATCAAATATGTGCCCTAA